The following proteins come from a genomic window of Desulfobacterales bacterium:
- a CDS encoding (2Fe-2S)-binding protein — MTQRTIKHNLSFTLNGEITLVEVEADDRLIDVLRDRLLLTGTKQGCGDGECGACTVLLNGIPVNSCLVPAMKAQGKSVITIEGLARGDTLHPLQESFLEAGAVQCGFCTPGMILSAKALLDHKKNPADEDIKLALSGNICRCTGYVQIIEAVKIAATKLNGS, encoded by the coding sequence ATGACGCAGAGAACCATCAAACATAATCTGAGTTTCACGCTCAACGGCGAAATTACACTTGTTGAGGTTGAGGCGGATGACCGCCTGATCGACGTGCTACGGGATCGTTTATTGCTGACGGGAACCAAACAGGGCTGCGGTGATGGTGAGTGCGGCGCCTGTACGGTTCTGCTCAATGGGATACCGGTGAATTCATGCCTGGTCCCGGCCATGAAAGCACAGGGCAAAAGCGTCATCACCATTGAAGGTTTGGCCCGGGGGGATACCCTTCACCCCCTCCAGGAATCCTTTCTTGAGGCCGGCGCCGTCCAGTGCGGCTTTTGCACCCCCGGCATGATCCTTTCCGCCAAAGCCTTGCTGGATCATAAAAAAAATCCCGCAGATGAAGATATCAAACTGGCGTTGAGCGGCAATATTTGCCGCTGCACCGGTTATGTTCAGATCATTGAGGCGGTAAAAATAGCGGCTACAAAATTAAACGGTTCATAG